In a genomic window of Variovorax paradoxus:
- a CDS encoding MBL fold metallo-hydrolase, whose translation MFRRRFIAATALATFSTLGLAASAAPLTLEVYNPGAASLFPVSSSIVSGEKEVVLIDAQFQRNDAQALVKKIQAGGRRLATVYISHSDPDYYFGLDVIHAAFPDARIVATPQTVAAIQASKDGKLAHWGPILKDNAPQSLVVPEPLAGDTIELEGRKIQVVGPTPARTVAWIPSLETVVGGVPVSANIHLWVADTQTPESRRDWRRTLDRIAALKPKTVVPGHYLPNADGSAPSTLASVNFTRAYLQAFETEAAKAKDSAALIAAMKKRYPKLEDASSLELSAKVIKGEMKWPQ comes from the coding sequence ATGTTCCGCCGCCGCTTCATCGCCGCCACCGCGCTCGCCACCTTCTCCACCCTCGGTCTCGCCGCATCCGCCGCACCGCTGACGCTCGAGGTCTACAACCCGGGCGCGGCCTCGCTGTTCCCCGTCTCCTCGAGCATCGTCTCGGGCGAGAAGGAGGTCGTGCTGATCGACGCCCAGTTCCAGCGCAACGACGCCCAGGCGCTGGTGAAGAAGATCCAGGCCGGCGGCCGCAGGCTCGCCACCGTCTACATCAGCCACAGCGACCCCGACTACTACTTCGGCCTCGACGTGATCCACGCCGCCTTCCCCGACGCGAGGATCGTCGCCACGCCGCAGACCGTGGCCGCGATCCAGGCCTCGAAGGACGGCAAGCTGGCCCACTGGGGTCCGATCCTCAAGGACAACGCCCCGCAGTCGCTGGTGGTGCCCGAGCCGCTCGCGGGCGACACGATCGAGCTCGAGGGCCGCAAGATCCAGGTCGTCGGTCCCACGCCCGCGCGCACCGTCGCCTGGATTCCCTCGCTCGAGACCGTGGTCGGCGGCGTGCCCGTGTCGGCCAACATCCACCTGTGGGTGGCCGACACGCAGACGCCCGAGTCGCGCCGCGACTGGCGCCGCACCCTCGACCGCATCGCCGCACTCAAGCCGAAGACCGTGGTGCCTGGCCACTACCTGCCGAACGCCGACGGCTCGGCGCCCTCCACGCTCGCCTCGGTGAACTTCACGCGCGCCTACCTGCAGGCCTTCGAAACCGAGGCCGCCAAGGCCAAGGACTCGGCCGCGCTGATCGCCGCGATGAAGAAGCGCTACCCCAAGCTGGAAGACGCCTCCTCGCTCGAACTGAGCGCGAAGGTCATCAAGGGAGAAATGAAATGGCCGCAATGA
- a CDS encoding LysR family transcriptional regulator produces the protein MRDLDLTTLRLFVSVCETRSIARAGAQASIVGSAISKRLAQLEDTLGTPLFVRRRRGVVPTAAGETLLEHARAMLGSVNRIERDMAAYAGGMRGHVRMLASASVMAESLAEDVADFLQDPAHRNIRVDMEERVSPEIVRGIREGVASIGLCWDAADLEGLQRRDYRSDHLAVVAHPSHPVARMRAVRFEQLLDHEFVGMPALSAVQLLLAREATAAGKPLVHRVLVSNFDAALRVVRAGLAISVVPAEVAQPFTEAYGLRLMPLADPWAKRRFAICFRDEASLSPAAQLLVAHLEKLARRD, from the coding sequence ATGCGCGATCTCGACCTCACCACCCTGCGCCTGTTCGTCTCGGTCTGCGAGACCCGCAGCATCGCGCGCGCCGGCGCCCAGGCCAGCATCGTCGGTTCGGCCATCAGCAAGCGGCTGGCGCAGCTCGAGGACACGCTGGGCACGCCGCTGTTCGTGCGGCGCCGCCGCGGCGTGGTGCCCACGGCCGCCGGCGAAACCCTGCTCGAGCATGCGCGCGCCATGCTCGGCAGCGTCAACCGCATCGAGCGCGACATGGCGGCCTATGCCGGCGGCATGCGCGGCCACGTGCGCATGCTGGCCTCGGCCTCGGTGATGGCCGAGTCGCTGGCCGAGGACGTGGCCGACTTCCTGCAGGACCCGGCGCACCGCAACATCCGCGTCGACATGGAAGAGCGCGTGAGCCCCGAGATCGTGCGCGGCATCCGCGAGGGCGTGGCCTCGATCGGCCTGTGCTGGGACGCGGCCGACCTCGAGGGCCTGCAGCGGCGCGACTACCGCAGCGATCACCTCGCGGTGGTGGCCCATCCCTCGCACCCGGTGGCGCGGATGCGCGCGGTGCGCTTCGAGCAACTGCTCGACCACGAGTTCGTCGGCATGCCCGCGCTCAGCGCGGTGCAGCTGCTGCTCGCGCGCGAGGCCACGGCCGCGGGCAAGCCGCTGGTGCACCGCGTGCTGGTGTCGAACTTCGACGCCGCGCTGCGCGTGGTGCGCGCCGGCCTCGCGATCAGCGTGGTGCCGGCCGAGGTGGCGCAGCCCTTCACCGAGGCCTACGGCCTGCGCCTGATGCCGCTGGCCGACCCGTGGGCGAAGCGCCGCTTCGCGATCTGCTTTCGCGACGAGGCCTCGCTCTCGCCCGCGGCGCAACTGCTGGTGGCGCACCTGGAGAAGCTGGCGCGGCGCGACTGA
- a CDS encoding hydroxymethylglutaryl-CoA lyase, with translation MTELSEPARPHAFLPPRATVREVGLRDGLQSIARTLPTAHKREWIRAAHAAGQREIEVGSFVPARLLPQLADTAELLAFAKTLPGLFASVLVPNLKGAERAIEGEADLLVVPLSASHAHSLANLRKTPDEVVAEVGRIRAARDAAGSRTLIEGGVGTAFGCTLQGPVAPEEVLRLMQALLDAGADRVSLADTVGYADPAMVRRLFERARAIAGERLWCGHFHDTRGLGLANVYAALEVGIARFDACLAGIGGCPHAPGASGNVDTEDLLFMLQSMGVATGVDLRQLLALRERVAQWLDGETLQGTLWRAGFPKTFAQEEVAA, from the coding sequence TTGACCGAACTTTCCGAACCGGCGCGCCCGCACGCCTTCCTGCCGCCGCGCGCCACCGTGCGCGAAGTGGGCCTGCGCGACGGCCTGCAGAGCATCGCGCGCACCCTGCCCACCGCGCACAAGCGCGAATGGATCCGCGCCGCCCACGCGGCCGGCCAGCGCGAGATCGAGGTCGGCTCCTTCGTGCCCGCGCGGCTGCTGCCGCAGCTGGCCGACACGGCCGAGCTGCTGGCCTTCGCGAAGACCCTGCCGGGCCTGTTCGCCTCGGTGCTGGTGCCCAACCTGAAGGGCGCCGAGCGCGCCATCGAGGGCGAGGCCGACCTGCTGGTGGTGCCGCTGTCGGCCAGCCATGCGCACAGCCTCGCCAACCTGCGCAAGACGCCCGACGAGGTGGTGGCCGAGGTCGGCCGCATCCGCGCCGCGCGCGATGCCGCGGGCTCGAGGACGCTGATCGAGGGCGGCGTGGGCACCGCCTTCGGCTGCACGCTGCAGGGCCCGGTGGCGCCCGAGGAGGTGCTGCGGCTGATGCAGGCGCTGCTCGACGCGGGTGCCGACCGCGTGAGCCTGGCCGACACCGTCGGCTATGCCGATCCGGCGATGGTGCGCCGCCTGTTCGAGCGCGCGCGGGCGATCGCGGGCGAGCGGCTGTGGTGCGGCCATTTCCACGACACGCGCGGGCTGGGGCTGGCCAACGTCTATGCGGCGCTCGAGGTCGGCATCGCGCGCTTCGATGCCTGCCTGGCCGGCATCGGCGGCTGCCCGCATGCGCCGGGTGCCAGCGGCAACGTCGACACCGAGGACCTGCTGTTCATGCTGCAGAGCATGGGTGTGGCCACGGGCGTCGACCTGCGGCAGCTGCTCGCGCTGCGCGAGCGCGTGGCGCAATGGCTGGACGGCGAGACCCTGCAGGGCACGCTGTGGCGCGCGGGCTTCCCGAAGACCTTCGCGCAGGAAGAGGTGGCGGCATGA